From a region of the Triticum aestivum cultivar Chinese Spring chromosome 7D, IWGSC CS RefSeq v2.1, whole genome shotgun sequence genome:
- the LOC123166038 gene encoding probable indole-3-pyruvate monooxygenase YUCCA11 produces MENSASPVIIVGAGPSGLAASACLARRGVDSIVLERDDCVGSLWQKRAYDRLHLHLPKQASALPHLPHADDAPAYLPRDHFVRYLDAYADRFAVRARLRLRREVRSARFVDGRWEVEAVHLGTGDAEQYTARFLVVATGEFDEKVLPEVPGLDTFPGQAIHASEYRSAEGMRGKEVLVVGCGNSGMEIALDLAQAGAAASIVVRGELHLMTREIMNASTALFAYLPVWMIDRLAVFACRVVFGDTARHGLRRPDVGPFTRKIQSNIYPVIDVGTYDKIKSGQIQVLPAITSIEGDVVEFAGGKRHRFDAIVFATGYRSTAKKWLKSDDGGLIGDDGMASGRYPKGENGLYRAGLAGRGIYGSGTDGEFIAEDISRLLRQDSGDDDGDGV; encoded by the exons ATGGAGAACAGCGCGTCGCCGGTGATCATCGTTGGGGCGGGGCCGTCGGGGCTGGCGGCGTCGGCGTGCCTGGCGCGGCGCGGGGTGGATAGCATCGTCCTGGAGCGGGACGACTGCGTCGGCTCGCTGTGGCAGAAGCGCGCCTACGACCGCCTCCACCTGCACCTCCCCAAGCAGGCAAGCGCGCTCCCCCACCTGCCGCACGCCGACGACGCCCCGGCCTACCTCCCTCGCGACCACTTCGTCCGCTACCTCGACGCCTACGCCGACCGCTTCGCCGTGCGcgcgcgcctccgcctccgccgcgaggTCCGCTCCGCGCGCTTCGTGGACGGCCGCTGGGAGGTGGAGGCCGTCCACCTCGGCACCGGCGACGCGGAGCAGTACACGGCGAGGTTCCTGGTGGTGGCCACGGGGGAGTTCGACGAGAAGGTGTTGCCCGAGGTGCCCGGGCTGGACACGTTCCCCGGCCAGGCCATCCACGCCAGTGAGTACCGGTCCGCTGAGGGGATGCGGGGAAAGGAGGTGCTCGTCGTCGGCTGCGGCAACTCTGGAATGGAGATCGCCCTGGACCTGGCCcaggccggcgccgccgcctccatcgtcgTCCGCGGCGAGCTGCATCTCATGACGAGGGAGATCATGAACGCGTCCACGGCGCTGTTCGCCTACCTGCCCGTCTGGATGATTGACCGGCTGGCGGTGTTCGCGTGCCGCGTCGTGTTCGGCGACACGGCCAGGCACGGCCTCCGGCGGCCTGACGTCGGGCCCTTCACCAGAAAGATCCAGAGCAACATCTACCCAGTCATCGACGTCGGCACCTACGACAAGATCAAGAGCGGCCAGATCCAGGTGCTGCCGGCGATCACGAGCATCGAAGGGGACGTGGTGGAGTTCGCCGGTGGCAAGCGGCACCGCTTCGACGCCATCGTCTTCGCCACCGGGTACCGCAGCACGGCAAAGAAGTGGCTCAAG AGCGACGACGGCGGGCTGATCGGTGACGAcgggatggcgtccgggagatatCCCAAGGGGGAGAACGGGCTGTACCGCGCGGGGCTGGCGGGGAGAGGGATCTACGGCAGCGGCACAGACGGGGAGTTCATCGCGGAGGACATAAGCAGGCTGCTCCGGCAGGactccggcgacgacgacggcgatggTGTCTAG